One Thiobacillus sp. genomic region harbors:
- the ccoN gene encoding cytochrome-c oxidase, cbb3-type subunit I — MEATYNYKVVRQFAIMTVVWGIVGMLVGVIIATQLIWPDITKDLGPLSAILSYGRLRPLHTNAVIFAFGGSALFATSLYVVQRTCQARLLSDGLAAFVFWGWQLIIVLAAVSLPLGYTTSKEYAELEWPIDILITVVWVAYAVLFFGTIMKRKTKHIYVANWFFGAYIVTIALLHIVNSAELPVTLTKSYSAYAGVQDAMVQWWYGHNAVGFFLTTAFLGMMYYFIPKQAGRPIFSYRLSIVHFWALNFIYMWAGPHHLLYTALPDWAQSLGMVFSLMLIAPSWGGMMNGIMTLSGAWHKLRTDPILKFLITAMSFYGMSTFEGPMMSVKTVNALSHYTEWTIGHVHSGALGWVAMISIGSLYHLIPRLFGREEMYSTRLINVHFWWSTIGVVLYIASLWIAGVAQGLMWRATNADGTLTYSFAQSVNAMYPFYAIRLIGGFMFFAGMLLMAYNVWKTIAAGKAVNDARIPEAVAA; from the coding sequence ATGGAAGCAACATACAACTATAAGGTCGTCCGACAGTTCGCCATCATGACGGTTGTGTGGGGAATTGTTGGTATGCTGGTCGGCGTCATCATCGCCACCCAGCTGATCTGGCCGGACATTACCAAGGATCTCGGTCCGCTCTCTGCCATCTTGTCCTATGGCCGACTGCGCCCCCTGCATACCAATGCGGTGATCTTTGCCTTCGGCGGTTCCGCGCTCTTCGCCACCTCCCTCTATGTAGTTCAGCGTACCTGCCAGGCCCGCTTGTTGTCCGACGGTTTGGCCGCCTTCGTGTTCTGGGGCTGGCAGCTCATCATCGTTCTCGCAGCGGTGTCCCTGCCCCTGGGCTACACCACCAGCAAGGAATACGCTGAGTTGGAATGGCCCATCGACATCCTGATCACCGTGGTGTGGGTAGCCTATGCGGTGCTGTTCTTCGGCACCATCATGAAGCGCAAGACCAAGCACATCTATGTGGCCAACTGGTTCTTCGGCGCCTACATCGTCACTATCGCCTTGCTGCATATTGTCAACAGTGCCGAACTGCCCGTGACCCTTACCAAGTCGTACTCAGCCTACGCCGGCGTGCAGGATGCCATGGTGCAGTGGTGGTATGGCCACAACGCCGTGGGCTTCTTCCTGACCACCGCCTTCCTGGGCATGATGTACTACTTCATCCCCAAACAGGCCGGTCGGCCCATCTTCTCCTACCGCCTGTCCATCGTGCACTTCTGGGCCCTGAACTTCATCTACATGTGGGCCGGTCCTCACCACCTGCTGTACACCGCCTTGCCTGACTGGGCCCAGTCCCTGGGCATGGTCTTCTCCCTGATGCTGATCGCGCCCTCCTGGGGCGGCATGATGAACGGCATCATGACCCTGTCCGGCGCCTGGCATAAGCTGCGCACCGATCCCATCCTGAAGTTCCTGATCACCGCCATGTCCTTCTACGGTATGTCCACCTTCGAAGGCCCCATGATGTCCGTGAAGACCGTGAACGCCCTGTCCCACTACACCGAGTGGACCATCGGCCACGTGCACTCCGGCGCCCTGGGCTGGGTGGCCATGATCTCCATCGGCTCCCTGTACCACCTCATCCCGCGCCTCTTCGGCCGCGAGGAGATGTACAGCACCCGGCTGATCAACGTGCACTTCTGGTGGTCCACCATCGGCGTGGTCCTATACATCGCTTCGCTGTGGATTGCCGGTGTGGCCCAGGGCCTGATGTGGCGTGCCACCAATGCCGACGGCACGCTGACCTACAGCTTTGCCCAGTCCGTGAACGCCATGTATCCGTTCTACGCGATCCGTCTGATCGGTGGCTT
- the ccoS gene encoding cbb3-type cytochrome oxidase assembly protein CcoS, with protein MDILYLLIPLSLVFVAVIALVFLWAVKSGQFEDMEGPAHRILMDDDLPGPSPKEPRGTPH; from the coding sequence ATGGATATCCTCTATCTCCTTATCCCGCTCAGCCTGGTTTTCGTGGCGGTCATTGCCCTGGTTTTCCTTTGGGCAGTGAAAAGCGGCCAGTTCGAGGACATGGAAGGTCCCGCCCACCGCATCCTCATGGACGACGATTTGCCTGGCCCGTCGCCCAAGGAACCACGTGGAACGCCACATTGA